In Paenibacillus stellifer, the DNA window GTGTATAAGAGAACCTTCAATAATGTTACCAATAAATTTCTGCTTGAAAGTATCAGACAAGAGTTTGGCGACGAATCCTACAGAAAGGCTTTAAACGCTGTTCAGCAGCATATAGAATATTACTCTACTTTGGGTAAAGGAAATTTAACAGGTTTACAACAGATTATAAATCAAATGAAATAACACCAGAACCCAATAATATAAAATTTTTGTAATACGCGAGCGTTTTTCATGTGGAACATGAGGTAATGAACATAGGCATCATTGCCGTAAAACTGCCGCAAAAATATGTGATAAAGTATAGTAAAGAAAAAGAATCCTAAGACAACTGATTGCAAGAACCTTGATTCTATGCGATATTAAGCAACTATAAACAGATGCCGTGGAAATGAGATTGCTTCCCGCATACGGTGAATATGGAGTCGGTAGCAGTGTTGTATCGGAATTGAACTTAACATGCTGAATTACAATACCTCCTTCGGGAGGTTTTTCGTATTATCAGGTCAGCCAGAGATTTCTGGTTGGCCTATTTTTGTGGGCGTTCTATGATGGCGGTAGCCGGGAGAACGTGGCGGTTTTAGGGGCACAGACCCCGTCACAAAAACTGTTCTCCCACTACCTCCAATGACCATGTTTGAGCTGGTTGGGGCATTTGACCTCGTATCACAAGCGAAGCTATGGGTTTGGAACCATCGTGGGAGTGCCGGCAAATACGGATTTAGGAGGTTGTTATGGGACCTGTAGTGGGAGTCGATGTAGCTAAGGGATTCAGTGTGGTACAAGCTTTTTTAAAGCGAAATGAATCTTGGGGGCAGGCAATAAGCATCTCGCATGAGGCAGGTGGATATGAGCAATTAGGCAGGCTACTGACAGAACTGCAGAAACAGACAGCACAATCGCCAGTCGTTGTTCTGGAAGCGACCGGTCACTATCATCGTGGACTCGTCGCCTATCTGGAACGCAGCGGTTGGACGTATTTTATTGTCAATCCCTTGCAGGCTAAGCGGGCCAAAGGCACCCAGTTAAGAAAGGTGAAGACGGATGCCGCAGATGCATGGCATTTAGCCGAGATGTACTACCGGGGAGATGTGAATCCACATCGGACTTGGGAGGAGGGATATACGGAGCTTCGGCATGTAACGAGGCAGCATGAGTTTGTAACCGGGATGTTTGTGCAAGCGAAGTTAAACATGAGGGCCTTGCTGGATCAAGTTTTTCCGGAATAAGAGAAGGTCTTTGGCAATCTATTCTCGGTGACGTCTCTACACGTACTTGCCAGTTGCTTAGTGGATCAAGTAGAGGATCTTCATGGTGTCATCCAAAAAAACACTGGGAAATCACATTCTAAGAAGTGGGCGGAAGCTAAAGGCAGAACACCTTAGGGAAGTGTTGTCCCGCTGGAGTGAAGAATTCAGGAGTCCTGCGCAGACCTCAGTTTTATGCAGTATGGTGGGCTTAGTTCTTGCCTTCACCGAACAATTGAGCATATTGGAGAAGCAGATGGATGAGCTGAGCATCCCGGGGATCGGGGATAAACTGGCAGCCGCAATGGTCGCAGAGATCGGAGATGTGCGGCAGTTTAAAGAAGCTAAACAACTGGTGGCTTTTGCAGGATTAGACCCTGGCATATTCAGCTCGGGTAAATTCACAGCAACCAGTTCCCGGATCACCAAACGAGGCTCCAAAAGGCTTCGCAGAGCGTTATATTTGGCTGTACAGTGTGGGATTCGAGGAGGCACCAATCCTAAGATTCGGGAGTACTACGAGAAAAAAAGAAAAGAGGGCAAGCCCTACAAGGTGGTCGTGATCGCCTGCGCCAACAAGCTACTCCGTCACGTATACGCCATCCTTAGTAAACAGCAGCCCTTCCAACCATAATCCATAATTATCCAAAACCTTCACGCCAATGAAGGTTTTTTGCCATGCTATAAAAATAGTATACCAAGAGAAACGTGAATCACCAATACAAAATCCTTGACAAGTATTAGCTGGTTTTTGTGAGGAGAGTGTGCATTGGTGTCTTATATATGAAACAAAATGTTATATACAATTTACATTATGTTTGTTTTATATTACAATAGATTCAAAGGAGGATTCCCAAGCATGCATTATTTTGGAATTGTAAATAACAAGGTTTATTTACTTCGAGCAGAGAAAAGATGGACGCAAACCGATTTAGCAAAAGTACTAGGCGTAACGAGACAAACCATTGCATCGATTGAGAATAACAAATTTATTCCATCGCTTGAGCTTGCATTTGCAATAGCACATATATTTGGTAAAAACATTAATGAAGTCTTTTATTTTGAACCTTACGAAGAAGAGGAGGAAGAATAAAATGGATAATTGGATTGCGATTGTGATTGCATGTGGATTGCTTTTAAATATCATATTATCTTTTAGAGAAGGAAAAGACGAACGTTGGAAGCATATCACTAACAGACCGCTAAATTATGCATTTTCATTATTATTTTTTGGCTACGCTTTGAGCCCATTTATCTCTATATAGAACGCATTTAAGAAACTACCAAAGTCAATTCAATGGCCAAATCGGGTAAAGAATAGTAATAACTTACCTGAAGGCGGCGATGAAAATGAGAAACGAAGAAATCGAGCAGTTGAATGCAGCGATGAAACAGACATCGGATAAACGACTCTATGAAAGGTACCTGGCAGTTCGTCTTCGTCTGGAAGGACATACGTTTGAGGAGATCGGTGATCTACTCAGCCGCGCGCGTCAAACCATCGGCCTCTATTGGAAATCCTACCAGACACAAGGACTGTCTGGCCTAAAGATGGATTATTCCCCTGGACAACCGACAAAACTCACGGAGGAGCAACGCCATCAGTTAGCGGCTATGCTGGAACAGCAGCAGCCCGCCGACGTAGGCTTTGAGGCACACTATACCTGGACTCTGCCACTTGTAGCGGAATGGATCGAGCGAGAATTTGGGGTCACGATGAGTGTGCGCGGAATCAGTGCCATGCTAAAACGCATGAACTTCAGCTTCACCAAAGCTACGTATACACTGGCTAAAGCCGACGAGGAAGCCCAAGCCTTTTTCCGGAAGTACACCTTCGCTCAACTGAAAAAGCAGGTGGAAGCCGAAGAAATCGAACATCTGCTGTTTGAAGATGAATCGATGATCCGTTCCTATCAAGCGCTGCAATACAACTGGTTTCCGCGAGGCAAGCAGCGTAAAGTTCCCACGTACGGCAAGCATGAAGGAGCCAAGCTGTTTGGCGCAATCAATTACGAGACTGGACAGGTGCATCACCGTGAAGAAGAAAAGGCCGATGTAGATGCGTTTATTCGCTTCCTTCAGGATCTTCTTTCGGCGTACCCGAACGGAAAAATAGCGATCATCCTGGACAACAGCCGGATTCATCATGCTACTGGGCTACAACCTTTTTTGAAGGAACATCCACGCTTGCATCTGGTCTTTCTTCCGCCGTACAGCCCCAACCTGAATCCGGTCGAGGGGCTATGGCTGTGGTTGAAATCCGATGTAGTCAATAATGTGTTTTTTGAGAAGTTCTATAAGATCAAGCTTCATGTCGGCCAATTTATGAAGCGAATCAACAAACAACCAATGGAAACGATTGACCGTTTACTGATTAGGTTATGATCTTAATTGCGGTTTATATAGATATTATAAATATGATTTGAATACATACAAAACTTATTTTGGATACCTCTTTGCTGGTGTGCTCGTAGTTTACATAGTTCTTTTGCTTATTGAGAAAAAGAAGCTGTCTTAACGGGGAGGTACTGAAACTCAGCAGCGTATGGCTGTATTTGTATCGGCACAGGAGATATCTGGTAATTCAATCCGTTGTCGGAACCATTTTGGTGCCCTTATTAGATTGTTGCCGTAGCAGCGAATACTGTTAATCCAGACTGCAACTGACGAATCTCTGACGGCAGAACAAGAGCAGCAAGCCGTCGCTGAGCTGAAACGCAGAGGGGAAGCAGGCAATATCCGGCTGATCTACCCCCGAAGATATTCTGGACACAGTCTGCCAGATGAAGAAAGACGGAAAGCTGATTCTGGCAATCAAGCTCATCCGCCAGCATACCGATTTGTCTCTGGGTGAGGTGAAACAGTATGTTGAGAAGCTGTAAGGATGACAAGTAGCGAGGCCTAACTGCTTCATAAACCGGCAGATGCCTGTAACGATTCGTTTTGCATTGTGCTCTCGGCAGCATAAGCTGTTCGAGCTGGAGTTTCAAGAGGAAGCCGAGGAGCCGACGAAGGTCATGCTGCACCGGGACTTAGTGACCGGCGACCCTGGGGAATGGCAGAACCTAATGCTGATGCTGGTGGACAAGATGCTGGTCGATACCAAATGTGAAAAGGATACGGTCATTACCTTCGTTCGTGGGCAGTATCACCGGCCGACGAAGGCTAAAAACGAGGAATCAGAAGAGAGTGAGAAGAACGAGACGTATGCGCATCGATTCATCCTGTACAGTGTGAACTCCACGGAGCAGCAGCAGAAAAACCTTATGTTCGATTATTGTAGAGCGGGAGCTCAACTAATCACGCTTCAGAGACTATCTCTGAGGCGTTTTTTATTGAGGAGGTGGCTAACGATTAAACTCAAGTTCGCACATGACCCGTTTCATAATCGATCACTGCGAACAGCTTAGTACCCTGATGTTGGCCATAGGCCTTTAATCTTGATTTTTCACTGCTTTCCTTTCGGAAACCAATTGTACTGTAAGACCAGATAGGCCGAATAGCTTACTCGTCTTCACACAGCAAATCCTCCTTTTTTCCTTGATCTAACTCGGACTCCTCAAGCAGTTCAACTTATTTAAAGGGAAAATATTGAAAAATGTCGAATTAATATCTTTAAAAGAAGGGGGATAATCATGCTTTTTGTCAGAAAAAATCGAAATCAGGCAGTTCGCAGCCAAGGTGTACGCTTGTTACGGTATGCCGTGGTCTTTGCTCTGCTCACCGGAATTGTAAGCTCAGGATTATTCAGTGCAACCAGCACTACTATTGTTGCAGCAGATGCAGCCAGTGAGGGCGCAGGGTATACTTCAGACCAACTGGAAGCTCTAAACTTCCTCAACGAGGTGCGCAGCCGCACCGGTGTTCAGTCCGTTCAATTGAGCGCGACCATTACCAAGGCGGCAATTGCGCATGCTGAATTTTATAATGCCAATAAATCGGATCTTCCAGGTCTCAGTGCTCACTCTGAAATTTCAGGAAGGCCTGGTTATACGGGGAAGTCGGCATTCGAACGGATGACGGCGGCTGGTTGGGTGTCGGGTGCACGGGGGTACAGCTACGGAGAGGTTATGTATTTTGGTCAGACGAGCGGTAAAGCAGCTATTCAAGCTTGGCTCGATACAGCGTATCACCGTTCTATTATTCTAGACCCCGGCTTCACTGAGATTGGAATTGCAATAGTTGGGGGAACGGCAGTGTTGGATGCCGGAGGTCCTGGGGAGAGCCAGCAGGCCAAAGTGGGGATCACTGTGTACCCCTACGATCAGCAGACCAATGTTCCCGTCGGGTTCTATGGAGGCGAAATTCCGGACCCGCTTAGCCAGTTTGCTGTCGAACGGACAGGTTATATTATCTCGACCCATACCGATAAGGACATAACCTCGCATACAGCGAAAATAACTGATGAGATGGGAACGGAGATTCCTTTTTATGAAGAAGTAAAGGGCGATGATCTATATATTTTTCCTAAGCCTATATTAAAGGGTAATCACAGGTACACTGTATCTCTGGAATATCAGGTGGAAAGTTCTGCGGACACCCTGAAGAAGGTATGGTCTTTCACAACCGGCAAAGGGCATGCTCTAACTGGGCTGACGCCAGCTTACACGGAAATTGTGCTGAATGAAGGCGGGCAATTCCAGCTGCAGGTAGAAGGCGGCTTTGATGATGGAACCACAGAAGTGCTGCCGGGCAGTGAGGTTAAGTATACGGTTAAGCAGAATAATGGTCTAAAGGTCTCATCCACCGGAGCGATATCGGGGGTCAAATCAGGGGATTATCTCCTTACTGTATCTTCAGGGTCTGTATCTTCACAAGTAAAAGTAAAGGTGTATCCTAAATTAAAAACAAAAGTCTATCCTGCGACGAACCCGGGCAAGCTGACAGACATTACGGGGAACAAGGCGCTGCCAGCCATCGAATGGGCACTGCGGGCAGGCGTCATGACCGAAGCCAGCAAGGGACTTTTCAAGCCTGAGGCGGCGGTAAGCGAGGCTGAATTCTGGACCATGCTTCTAAGAGCGTATAATGTCAATATTGAAGCTTATCAGCCTGCTAAAACAAAGCATTGGGCAGACGCCGCCTATCTGATTGCCAAGGACCGCAACTTCCCGCTTAATGGTTTATCCAATGTGAGTGCAAGAGATAGCCGGATCACGCGGTTGAAGATCGCTGAGATTATAGCCGCAGCAGATGGGCTGAACGTCAAGAATAATGATGCTGTGAAGCTCGTCCTTGGTAAGGATTATGTTAGATGTGAAACGGAGCTTTCAATATCAGGTTATCAGGGTGGAAAATGGATTACCCGTGCCGAGGCTGCACAGATTCTTCAGTATTTGCGGCCTAAGCTTACTGAATTGCGGGGACGTCCGGTTAGTGCAACACCAAGCTCAAGTATACCGGCACTTCCTCCCAAACAAGTGTATGTTGAGCCGTTAACGCTCGAAGACCGGACATTCTTTGCGAAATTCGCTGAAGATCATACACTCGTGATTAAAGGGAAATTCACACAATTTGCCGGCCAGACGCTCAAAGTGCAGGTGCAAACAGGCATCAAGCCTCTTAAAGTGATAGACAATGTGAGTGTGACCTTAGACAGCGAAGGGAAGTTCCAGATCGACTGCGGGCCTTACGAACAGGAGGCGCTGAATCTGTATCTGGTAACGCCTAAAGGCAGGTTTTATTTGAATATCCAATATAAGACGATGAATTACACGAAGTATTCCAGTTCATACAACGCATAAGTTTCGGTAGCGTATCAGCATCTGTACTCCCCTGGACCGGGAGAAAGGAGGCTTATGTCTATGAAGAAAAATGCCAAGGCGAGTACGGATAATTTAGCCTAACTGCTTCATTAACCGGCAAATGCCTGTAACGATCCGTTACGGGCATTTTGCATTGTACCATCGGCAATAAACTTACCAAATCCCGCCCCGTCCTTTATACTGGATGAAGCACAATTCTTCGAAGGAGCCGCTGAACCCATTATGAATAAAAAAGAAGTAGCACACATACGCAAGCAGTTTAAGCTGGACCATGATTTGCTGAACTTATACGACATTCTGAACGTGTATATTATGAAGGACAGCAGCGAGATCTATCATTGGGAGCGTCTGCCGTTTGGCCTCGTGGACCGGGAGAAGCAGGAGCTGTATATGGGCAATTTCAAAAAACTGCTGACCGGCGAGCTTGATCATAAGCTGTTCGAGCTGAAGTTTCAGGAGGAAGCCGAGGAGCCAACGAAGGTCATGCTGCACCAGGGTTTAGTGACCGGCGACCCGGAGGAATGGCAGGACCTGATGCTGATGCTGGTGGATAAGATGCTGGTCGATACCAAATATGAAAAGGATACGGTTATTACCTTCGTTCGCGGGCAGTATCACCGGCCGACGAAGGCTAGGAGCGAAGAATCGGAAGAGAGTGAGAAGAACGAGACGTATGCGCATCAATTCATCCTGTGCAGTGTGAACTCCACGGAGCAGCAGCGGAAAAACCTTATGTTCGATTATGTAGAGCGGGAATTCAAGTATAATGTCATCGTCGATCCGATTGTTAAGCTAAGCTCGCCGGAGCAGGGGTTCTTCTATCCAAGTGTGACCGACAACTATTCCGATGTGAACCGCATTCTGTATTGTACGGGTAAATCGAATTATCCCGATGCGCGATTCATCGAGCAGGTTTTGAATGCAGAGACATCGGTAACGGCCTTGGAGGAGAGATCCTATTTTGAGGACATCGTGAAGGAATTGGCGGGCGAACAGCTCGATACGACGACGATTGCCCAGGTGTATGAGCAGATCCAACAGGTCATCGAAGATGGAGCAGGGGAGGAAGAGCCGCCTACGCTTGATTTCAAGGATGTAGAACGCGTCCTGCAGGCGAGCGGAATAGAGAATGTGACGGCCGAGAAGGTGGAGCGGGCGTTCGAAACGATCCTCGATGACCGCAACTATGAAATGAAGGCAACCAGCGTGATCCCGAAATTCACCTCGAAGTCGATCAAGATCGAGACTAAGGTGGCCACCATTTCCGTCAGCCCGCAGGATCTGCGGTATGTGAAGCAGGTGAACTATCAGGGGAAACGCTGCATCATGATCGAGGTTGACGAGGATGTCGTGATTGAGGGCTTTACGCTGAGTACGGAAATATTGTAGGTTGGCTTGACATACACAACGGAACATGCAGTAATGAAAAAGGAAAGGAGTGAGCAGGATGAACTACTCTGAATTACTGCGTAAAAAAGTCTTATATGAACAAGCTAAAGACACACTCCCGGACATTACCGTCAAAAGCTACGTACAGGCCTTCGAACTGGAATATACGCATAACTCGACCGCTATTGAGGGCAACACGTTAACCCTTCTGGAAACCAAGGTTGTTTTGGAGGAAGGACTGTCTGTGGGTGGCAAGAAGCTTCGGGAAATTTATGAGGTCATTAATCATAATAAAGCTTACCAGCATGTTAAAGCCAGCATTGCCCAGAGGCAGCCTTTGGGTGAAGCGATTATCAAGGACATCCACGCTATACTGACAGAGAATATAATGGTGGGTGGCATCTATCGGAATATGGAGGTATATATTTCGGGTGCTGCTCATACTCCGCCTGCGCCTAATGAGATGTATCGTCAGGTGGAAAATTTCTACGCCGATCTGGCTGAGAAAAATACTGCCAACGCTATCGAGCTTGCGGCATGGACCCATGCCGAGTTTGTCCGAATTCACCCGTTCGCTGATGGGAATGGCAGAACCTCACGGCTGATTATGAACTATCAGTTGCTAGCGAACGGCTTTCTCCCCGTCTCCATTGCTAAGGAAGCCCGGCTGGATTACTTCAATGCGCTGGAAGCCTACGCCGTGCATCGGGACCTGCAGCCCTTCGCCGACATGATCGCCTCGCTGGAAGAGCAGCAACTTGATCGCTATCTGGGGATGATCGAACGGCAAGAGCAGCAGGAGTAAGGACAACACCGGAGCGGAGCGAGGATAAGTCCGAACCCAAAGCCATCACATTTCAAAGTGTGGAGGCCACGCAAGTTTCGAATGAACTGGCTGAAGTTTGATGACGCATAATGACCAGGAACGCTGTTTCCGCCGAACGAAGACCCGCCATCGCCGAATGACGGGTCTTTGTAGCTGGAATCGGTGGAAAAATCTACTCGGTGACAATAATCGATGGAAGTATTTTGACTTTCTTTGGGGGCTGGTAATGGCCAACCACTGAACGTATTAATACGCTCTATTCCTTTTTCGGAAATCTTTCGGCGACAGATTGAAATGATGGGCGAAGACTTTTGTGAAATAACTGGCATTATTAAAACCGCATTGAAACGCGATTTCTGATATATTTTTGACGGAATCGTTCTTCAACATAAGGGCTGCCTGGCTTAGACGATAATGGAGCAAATACTGTATCGGTGAAGTCTTGATCGTATGCTTAAAGCAGCGCAGGCATTCTCTGGTGCTTATGGCAGCGGCATCTGCAATATCGGTTAATGAGATATTCTCTGCAAAATTGGCGTGAATGTATGCAATCATTTTCTTTGAGCGTGACGTGTCAATTGAGCAGCTCCCTTTAGCTGCCTCTTTTCTTGAAGTCTTCCAGATGGTCAGACAGATTCTGGACAAATCTTCTCGTATGGTAAATTCCATTCCTTCTTCCATAACATTATTCTGGTAATTCATTAATCCTTCAAAGGATGTCGTAAACCATTCTGCAATTGGCTTGGATGTGTCTGGGTGCAGAAGGAGTGATTCCAGTTCATAATCGGTGATCAGAGGGCCAACATATTTGGTGTAGTAGAGACTCTCCTTATTGCCACTGATCAGATCTGGATGAAATAAGACCGAACATATGGTGCAGACAGGTGATGCAACAGCATAATGAAGAACACCGGAATTAATGAAGACCCCTTCTCCTTTGGTCAGTGTAAAAGAACTGGACGGTGTCTGTAGTTTCAACTCCCCGTCTATTATGTAGATTAGCTCCAGCTCATCATGCCAGTGCCAGGGAATGTCATCTCCGTCTTCATTCGTGAAAGTGGTGGAATAGGCGGCGCATGGAAAATCGGTTGTTCCGTGGTGTCTTACTTCTCTTTTATTGTGGTCCAAATAGATATGGCAATCTGTAGAGTCTGCATGATTCATTTTTACATTCTTCCTTCAAAACCAAGTGATGGCGATTTATTTATAGTATATGGCGAAAATATAATAGAATCAAGACAACGATGGCGATATAATCATATTGTAAATAAAATACAGGCATCATGGAGGTGTCTTATGACAAATAAAGAGATTGTAAAAGGATTTTTTGTAGAAAGTTATCAGAATCATAATTATGATTTTGTGCTGCAATATGTAGCCAAAGATTATGTGGATCACAGTCCGGCTAATGCAAGAAGTAATGAAGAAGCAGTTGGAATTCTTAAGTTAGTGGAAAATATGTTTTCAGATATGAAAATAGAGGTTTTAGACCTGTTTGAAGAAGCGGATATGGTAGCCACCAGAATAAGATATACCGGAATTCATACCGGCGAATGTATGGGGATAGCAGCTACAGGAAGAAAAATCAGTTTTGAGGCGCTGGAGAATTTTAAAGTAGTGGATGGTCAGATCACAGAATCGTGGGGATATTGGCCGGATCTTTATATTAAGAGTTGTCTGAGCCGATCCACTCCCGGATGAAAGTCGTCCTTGCCTGACTTCATTTTGGGAACATGACCTGAATGAACCGGGAGATAACAATACAATGGCGGACATTCTTTTTAAAACAGATGAGCATGTGTTCAGTTACAGAGTTGCCGGGATTTTGATCAGAAATGGAAGCGTTCTCTTACAAAAGCCTGTCCATGATCCCGGATATGTTGTTCCCGGTGGGCATGTCGGCTTCGGCGAAACTAATGAAGAAACTCTTATTCGAGAATTCCGGGAAGAACTGGCTGCGGATATCACCGTGAACGGACTGAGATGGGTTGGCGAGATCTTTTTTCCTTGGGGAGGCAAGCCCTGTCATCAAATTTGCTTGTATTACGAGGTGGATCAAGATGGATCGGATTGCAGAGCTTGAATTGTACCCGGTCAATGCCAAGGAGCTGCTGAAGCATTACAGTTCTGAAGTGAGACACTTTGTGTACAAGGAGCAGTGAAATGGAGATCAGACTTGCTAACCCAAACGATGCGGCTTCCTTATTTGAAATGAACGAACGCTTTAATGGTGCAGGCAGTACGTCACAAGAACTTCTCGAGGACTCCATTGCCAACAATGGTCAGGAAGCGGTTTTTATTGCGACTGTTGATGGCGCGGCAGCGGGCTTCTGTTGTGCGCAGCTTTTTAAGTCCATGTGTTATCGTTCATTCTATGTGGAGATAACGGAGCTTTTTGTAGAAGAAAAGTATCGCAAGCAAGGGGTTGCCACGGCACTAATGGGATTCGCAGAGGATTATTTCAAGGACAAGAATGTGAAGGGCTATCAGCTGTTTACGGGGAAGCAGAATGAAATTGCCCAAGCATTTTACGAGAAGAATGGGTATGCAAAATCGGAAGAGCAGATGTACAGAAAGAGGCTGTGAACCAGAAGTTTCGCAGCTGATTGATCAAATACCGAAACAGCAGGAGGCCGAACAATGACGTACATATATTTGATGAACAATGTAAAGCCAATGAATAAGGAACTCATCAAGAGCCATGTGGAACACTTAAAAGAGTTAAAGAATCAAGGTAAACTTGTATTTTGCGGGCCTTTTACGGATTATCCCGGAGGCATGGTCATCTTTTTGGCTGAAGATATGGAGGAAGCAATGAAGATTGCAAAGTCAGATCCTTTCATTGCTTCAGGATGTAAATCTTTTGAAATCAGAACGATAGAGCCAGCCAATGACCAAAACAATTACCTATTAGAAGAATGACTTAAAACAGGGCGCCTATTCCCCAAGATTATTGAGGCGTATATGAAACGGAGGCTCATGGAGTTATGCGCTGGGCTGCTGTTACAGCGGATATAAGCTATCCTGGTAATTCTGCACATAGTATCGGACGTTGCTTCTTCCGCGCTGAATGATGGTGTGGCCCTCTGCCTCAAGCTTCTGCTTTTGCTTCCCAACACCGCCTGGATATTTTGGATTTAGCTCACCGTCCGCTTTAA includes these proteins:
- a CDS encoding helix-turn-helix transcriptional regulator, which produces MHYFGIVNNKVYLLRAEKRWTQTDLAKVLGVTRQTIASIENNKFIPSLELAFAIAHIFGKNINEVFYFEPYEEEEEE
- a CDS encoding IS630 family transposase; this translates as MKMRNEEIEQLNAAMKQTSDKRLYERYLAVRLRLEGHTFEEIGDLLSRARQTIGLYWKSYQTQGLSGLKMDYSPGQPTKLTEEQRHQLAAMLEQQQPADVGFEAHYTWTLPLVAEWIEREFGVTMSVRGISAMLKRMNFSFTKATYTLAKADEEAQAFFRKYTFAQLKKQVEAEEIEHLLFEDESMIRSYQALQYNWFPRGKQRKVPTYGKHEGAKLFGAINYETGQVHHREEEKADVDAFIRFLQDLLSAYPNGKIAIILDNSRIHHATGLQPFLKEHPRLHLVFLPPYSPNLNPVEGLWLWLKSDVVNNVFFEKFYKIKLHVGQFMKRINKQPMETIDRLLIRL
- a CDS encoding CAP domain-containing protein, whose amino-acid sequence is MLFVRKNRNQAVRSQGVRLLRYAVVFALLTGIVSSGLFSATSTTIVAADAASEGAGYTSDQLEALNFLNEVRSRTGVQSVQLSATITKAAIAHAEFYNANKSDLPGLSAHSEISGRPGYTGKSAFERMTAAGWVSGARGYSYGEVMYFGQTSGKAAIQAWLDTAYHRSIILDPGFTEIGIAIVGGTAVLDAGGPGESQQAKVGITVYPYDQQTNVPVGFYGGEIPDPLSQFAVERTGYIISTHTDKDITSHTAKITDEMGTEIPFYEEVKGDDLYIFPKPILKGNHRYTVSLEYQVESSADTLKKVWSFTTGKGHALTGLTPAYTEIVLNEGGQFQLQVEGGFDDGTTEVLPGSEVKYTVKQNNGLKVSSTGAISGVKSGDYLLTVSSGSVSSQVKVKVYPKLKTKVYPATNPGKLTDITGNKALPAIEWALRAGVMTEASKGLFKPEAAVSEAEFWTMLLRAYNVNIEAYQPAKTKHWADAAYLIAKDRNFPLNGLSNVSARDSRITRLKIAEIIAAADGLNVKNNDAVKLVLGKDYVRCETELSISGYQGGKWITRAEAAQILQYLRPKLTELRGRPVSATPSSSIPALPPKQVYVEPLTLEDRTFFAKFAEDHTLVIKGKFTQFAGQTLKVQVQTGIKPLKVIDNVSVTLDSEGKFQIDCGPYEQEALNLYLVTPKGRFYLNIQYKTMNYTKYSSSYNA
- a CDS encoding DUF4317 domain-containing protein; protein product: MNKKEVAHIRKQFKLDHDLLNLYDILNVYIMKDSSEIYHWERLPFGLVDREKQELYMGNFKKLLTGELDHKLFELKFQEEAEEPTKVMLHQGLVTGDPEEWQDLMLMLVDKMLVDTKYEKDTVITFVRGQYHRPTKARSEESEESEKNETYAHQFILCSVNSTEQQRKNLMFDYVEREFKYNVIVDPIVKLSSPEQGFFYPSVTDNYSDVNRILYCTGKSNYPDARFIEQVLNAETSVTALEERSYFEDIVKELAGEQLDTTTIAQVYEQIQQVIEDGAGEEEPPTLDFKDVERVLQASGIENVTAEKVERAFETILDDRNYEMKATSVIPKFTSKSIKIETKVATISVSPQDLRYVKQVNYQGKRCIMIEVDEDVVIEGFTLSTEIL
- a CDS encoding Fic family protein, translated to MNYSELLRKKVLYEQAKDTLPDITVKSYVQAFELEYTHNSTAIEGNTLTLLETKVVLEEGLSVGGKKLREIYEVINHNKAYQHVKASIAQRQPLGEAIIKDIHAILTENIMVGGIYRNMEVYISGAAHTPPAPNEMYRQVENFYADLAEKNTANAIELAAWTHAEFVRIHPFADGNGRTSRLIMNYQLLANGFLPVSIAKEARLDYFNALEAYAVHRDLQPFADMIASLEEQQLDRYLGMIERQEQQE
- a CDS encoding AraC family transcriptional regulator; translated protein: MNHADSTDCHIYLDHNKREVRHHGTTDFPCAAYSTTFTNEDGDDIPWHWHDELELIYIIDGELKLQTPSSSFTLTKGEGVFINSGVLHYAVASPVCTICSVLFHPDLISGNKESLYYTKYVGPLITDYELESLLLHPDTSKPIAEWFTTSFEGLMNYQNNVMEEGMEFTIREDLSRICLTIWKTSRKEAAKGSCSIDTSRSKKMIAYIHANFAENISLTDIADAAAISTRECLRCFKHTIKTSPIQYLLHYRLSQAALMLKNDSVKNISEIAFQCGFNNASYFTKVFAHHFNLSPKDFRKRNRAY
- a CDS encoding ester cyclase codes for the protein MTNKEIVKGFFVESYQNHNYDFVLQYVAKDYVDHSPANARSNEEAVGILKLVENMFSDMKIEVLDLFEEADMVATRIRYTGIHTGECMGIAATGRKISFEALENFKVVDGQITESWGYWPDLYIKSCLSRSTPG
- a CDS encoding NUDIX hydrolase, whose product is MADILFKTDEHVFSYRVAGILIRNGSVLLQKPVHDPGYVVPGGHVGFGETNEETLIREFREELAADITVNGLRWVGEIFFPWGGKPCHQICLYYEVDQDGSDCRA
- a CDS encoding GNAT family N-acetyltransferase; the protein is MEIRLANPNDAASLFEMNERFNGAGSTSQELLEDSIANNGQEAVFIATVDGAAAGFCCAQLFKSMCYRSFYVEITELFVEEKYRKQGVATALMGFAEDYFKDKNVKGYQLFTGKQNEIAQAFYEKNGYAKSEEQMYRKRL
- a CDS encoding YciI family protein, with product MTYIYLMNNVKPMNKELIKSHVEHLKELKNQGKLVFCGPFTDYPGGMVIFLAEDMEEAMKIAKSDPFIASGCKSFEIRTIEPANDQNNYLLEE